CGATGTCATCGCCGGTGCGCCGGCAGCGCTGGCATTCGGCGTCGAGCCGGGCAACACGCAGGTCAATGCCACCATCAGTCCGCCGGTCACGGTCGAGGTGCTCGATGCCTGGGGCAACCGGGTCGACTGGGACAATACGACCAGCGTCGGGCTGGCGCTGTCCGGCGGCAACCCGGCGGCGGTGCTCGGCGGCGGGGGCGCGCAAGCGGTCAGTGCCGGTGTGGCCAGCTTCTCCGCATTGACCGTAGACCAGGCGGCGTCCGGCTACGTGCTGGAAGCGACCGCCAGCGGTGGCCTGGTGCCCGCCACCAGCACCGCCTTTGATATCACGCCGGGTGATTCGACGCTCGAGATCACGGGTTTTGATCCGGCTGCATCGCAGACCGTGGGCGAGCCGTATACCGTGTCGATCAGCATTGCCGGGGCCGCGCCGAGCGGTGAGGTCACGATCAGCGACAACGGCAACAGCTGCGTGGTCGATCTGGATCTGGGGCAGACGGGCTGCGAGCTGGTCTCGACCAGCGCCGGCGCCAGGACCATTACCGCGGTCTATCCCGGTGACGCCAACAACGCCGCCAGCCAGGACAGCGCCGGCTACCAGATCGATCCGGCCAGCACGACGCTCGAGATCACGGCCATCGATCCGGCCGGGTCGCAGTCGGTCAACGCGCCCTATACGGTCACGGTCGGCATCGACGGCTTCAGCCCCGGCGGGACGGTGTCGGTCAACGACGGCCAGGGCGCTGTGTGCACGATCGTGCTGCCCGATCCGGACTGCGATCTGGTCTCGACCAGCGTCGGGCCGCGCACCATCACTGCCAGTTATTCCGGCGATGCCAACAACTCGCCCGATAGCGCCAGCGCCAGCTACGAAATCGTTGCCGGGGCACCTGATCAACTGGTATTCACGATACAGCCCGGCAATACCAGCTCCGGTCAGCCGATCACGCCGCCGGTGGTGGTGCAGGTACAGGATGCCTGGGGCAACCCGGTGGTCGATGACAATGCCACCGTAGTCGAACTGCTGCTGCAAAACGGCACGCCGGGCGCCCAGCTCAGTGGTGGCGATCCGGCGACCGTTAGCGCCGGCCAGGCCGGATTCGGCAGCCTGACCGTCGATCTGGTCGGCAGCGGCTACCGCCTTCGCGCGCAGGCTGCCGGGCTGTCATCGGCGACCAGCGACCCGTTCGAAGTCGGTCCCGGCACAGCGGTCGAGCTGCGTTTCGACAGCCAGCCGACGACCACGCTGGTCGGCGGGGTGATGACGCCGGCGGTGACGGTCAGCGTGCGCGACCAGGCCGGCAACCTGGTCGACAGCGACAACACGACCGAAGTCCAGCTGAGCCTGAGCGGCGGCACGCCGGGTGCAACGCTGAGCAACGGCGGGCCGCAAACCGTGATCAACGGCCTGGCCAATTTCGGTGCGCTCAGCGTCGACCTGACCGGCCTGGATTATCAGCTCGGCGCCGATGATGCCTCCGGCCCGCTGGCTGGCGATCTCAGCGACCTGTTCAATATCGTCAGCACCGCCAGCACCACAAGCATCCTGGCGATCAACCCGGCCGGTTCGCAGACCGTCGGTCAGCCCTATACCGTGCAGGTCGATGTCGACGGCGCCAGTCCGGCCGGTCCGGTGACCGTCAGCGACGGGGTTGGTGGCAGCTGCCTGATCGATTTTCCGACCAGCGATTCCTGCGCGCTGACCACCGGCCAGGCCGGCCTGCGCACGATCACGGCCAGCTTTGCCGGCGACGCGAACAATGCCTCGAGCAGCGACCAGACCGGCTACACGATCGACCCGGTACAGTCGATCGTCAGTATTGACGGTCTGGTGCCCGCCAGCGAGCAGGTGGTCAACCAGCCTTATACCGTGCAGGTTTCGGTGACCGGCTTCAGTCCGGGCGGTGCAGTACTTGTCGATGACGGGCAGGGCAATGACTGCCAGATCAACCTGCCCGACGCCAGCTGTCAGCTGGTCTCGGGTTCGGTCGGGCCGGTGACAATCAGCGCGAGCTATCCCGGTGACGACAACAACCTCGGCGCCAGCGACAGCGCGGCCTACGAGATTGTCCGCGCCGAAACCACAACCGAAATCCTGGGCGTCAATCCGCCGGATGAACAGCAGGTCGACGAGCCCTACACCGTCTTCGTGTCCGTATCGGGTCAATCACCGGGGGGTGAAGTCACGGTCAGTGATGACCAGGGCGAACAGTGCCTGGTCGATCTGGACCTCGGTCAGATCAGCTGCGAACTGGTCTCCAGCGTGGTCGGAACCCGGACCCTTACGGCCAGCTATCCGGGCGATGCGTTCAACGCGCCGAGCCAGGATCAGCGCAGCTACGACATCATCGGCAGCGGGCCGGTGGCGCTGGCGTTTGCAGTCGAACCCGACTATGGCGTGGTCAACGGCCCCCTGCTGCCGCGGGTGGTCGTGTACGTGGTCGACAGTCAGGGGCAGCTGGTAATCGACGATGACAGCACCGAAGTCGAGGTCCGGCTTGCCGCCGCGCCTGCCGGCGGGTCCCTGTCGGGCACCCTGCTGCTAACCGTGAGCCAGGGCGTGGCACGTTTCGAGGACTTGAGCATCGACCGGGCAGGCGACGGCTACCAGCTTGAAGCGCGAACGCCGAACATCGGTCTGACGCCGACCACTGGCGCTGCGTTTCGCGTGCGCGATGACCAGCTGCTCCGGGATCGCTTCGAAGCCGTGACCGACGAGCTGTTCAGGGATCGTTTCGAACCCTGAGCGGGTGCCGGGGCGTGATTGGCGCCGGCTGTGGTCCCGGCACGGCCGGCTCGATACAATAGCCGGCCGTTCCCCGATTCCATACGAGCCTGCTGCAGCGTGAACCGCACCCGCTTCGAACAACTCGCCCGCGAGGGCTACAACCGCATCCCGGTCTGGCGCTCGATCGCCGCCGACCTGGACACGCCGCTGTCGGTCTACCTGAAGCTGGCCGACGGGCCGAATGCCTTTTTGCTGGAATCGGTCGAGGGCGGCGAGAACTGGGGCCGCTACTCGATCATCGGCCTGCCGTGCCGCCGCGCCTGGCGCGCCACCGGCCGCAGGCTCGAAGCGCTGGAGTACGGCCGCGTGATCGGCTCCAGAGACGACGTCGACCCGCTGGCCGAAATCGATGCCCTGGTCGCCAGCCGCAAGGCCCCCGAACTCGACGAGCTGCCCGGCTTCGCCGGCGGCCTGGTGGGCTACTTCGGCTACGAGACCGTCGCCCACCTGGAGCCGAAGCTGGATTTCTCGGCCAAGCCCGACGAGCTGGGCGTGCCCGAGATCCTGCTGCTCGAAGCCGAGGAACTGGCCGTGTTCGACAACCTGGCCGGCCGGCTCTACCTGATCGTCAACGCCGACCCCGAAGAACCGCGCGCCTGGGACACCGCCTGCCGCCGCCTCGACCAGCTCACCCATCGCCTGCGCTGCGGCTCGCCGGGCTACCCGCCGGCGCCGGCCCACCCGCCCGGCGAAGAGGATTTCCGGTTCGGCTTCTCGGAAAACGACTTCAAGGACGCCGTGGCGCGCATCAAGGAATACATCCTCGACGGCGACACCATGCAGGTGGTGCTCTCCCAGCGCATGAGCGTGGACCTGGCCGCCCGGCCGCTCGACGTCTACCGGGCCTTAAGAAGCCTCAACCCCTCGCCCTACATGTACTTCTTCGATTTTCATGACCAGCGCGGCGA
This DNA window, taken from Pseudomonadota bacterium, encodes the following:
- a CDS encoding choice-of-anchor D domain-containing protein, giving the protein MMENQARRFAAGRSLLAAAVVCGALAAGTDSASAGVSDPQTVTISNDGVGASTLMVSAITMSNGTHFALVSGGSCPAPPFALDGGESCTQWVVFDPQSNGEHTDTVVVSSDAPEVTNDIVTLQGTGVPGPTPELAITPDPLDFGLVAAANLPIDDSFTVSNNGDPGTSLTVSNLQLTGDSEFSILSENCLGSVLFDGDSCTVTIRFNAASDGAFAGQLTVDSDAGSVAAQIQGATQIPAQLAFVVQPSNVSVNSVITPAMVVEVQTSSGDLVTLDNSTIVELEIAGDPSGEATADGTLSRQVSGGQATFDDISIDRVGAGFTLRAVDGAGLLDSDVSTPFDVIAGAPAALAFGVEPGNTQVNATISPPVTVEVLDAWGNRVDWDNTTSVGLALSGGNPAAVLGGGGAQAVSAGVASFSALTVDQAASGYVLEATASGGLVPATSTAFDITPGDSTLEITGFDPAASQTVGEPYTVSISIAGAAPSGEVTISDNGNSCVVDLDLGQTGCELVSTSAGARTITAVYPGDANNAASQDSAGYQIDPASTTLEITAIDPAGSQSVNAPYTVTVGIDGFSPGGTVSVNDGQGAVCTIVLPDPDCDLVSTSVGPRTITASYSGDANNSPDSASASYEIVAGAPDQLVFTIQPGNTSSGQPITPPVVVQVQDAWGNPVVDDNATVVELLLQNGTPGAQLSGGDPATVSAGQAGFGSLTVDLVGSGYRLRAQAAGLSSATSDPFEVGPGTAVELRFDSQPTTTLVGGVMTPAVTVSVRDQAGNLVDSDNTTEVQLSLSGGTPGATLSNGGPQTVINGLANFGALSVDLTGLDYQLGADDASGPLAGDLSDLFNIVSTASTTSILAINPAGSQTVGQPYTVQVDVDGASPAGPVTVSDGVGGSCLIDFPTSDSCALTTGQAGLRTITASFAGDANNASSSDQTGYTIDPVQSIVSIDGLVPASEQVVNQPYTVQVSVTGFSPGGAVLVDDGQGNDCQINLPDASCQLVSGSVGPVTISASYPGDDNNLGASDSAAYEIVRAETTTEILGVNPPDEQQVDEPYTVFVSVSGQSPGGEVTVSDDQGEQCLVDLDLGQISCELVSSVVGTRTLTASYPGDAFNAPSQDQRSYDIIGSGPVALAFAVEPDYGVVNGPLLPRVVVYVVDSQGQLVIDDDSTEVEVRLAAAPAGGSLSGTLLLTVSQGVARFEDLSIDRAGDGYQLEARTPNIGLTPTTGAAFRVRDDQLLRDRFEAVTDELFRDRFEP
- a CDS encoding anthranilate synthase component I, whose amino-acid sequence is MNRTRFEQLAREGYNRIPVWRSIAADLDTPLSVYLKLADGPNAFLLESVEGGENWGRYSIIGLPCRRAWRATGRRLEALEYGRVIGSRDDVDPLAEIDALVASRKAPELDELPGFAGGLVGYFGYETVAHLEPKLDFSAKPDELGVPEILLLEAEELAVFDNLAGRLYLIVNADPEEPRAWDTACRRLDQLTHRLRCGSPGYPPAPAHPPGEEDFRFGFSENDFKDAVARIKEYILDGDTMQVVLSQRMSVDLAARPLDVYRALRSLNPSPYMYFFDFHDQRGDFQVVGSSPEVLVRVSDREAMVRPIAGTRPRGKTAEEDRRLEEELKADPKELAEHLMLIDLGRNDIGRIAATGTVELTDRMVIERYSHVMHLVSEVHGQLDTDMSAIDVLRATFPAGTLSGAPKVRAMEIINELEPVRRGVYAGAVGHLDWHGNADLAIAIRTALVKDHTLHLQAGAGIVADSDPQAEWEETMNKGRALIRAVAEAGGGLHR